The Bacillota bacterium genome includes a window with the following:
- the argC gene encoding N-acetyl-gamma-glutamyl-phosphate reductase — MRHRKIHVGIGGASGYAGGELVRLLLQHPDVQITYLSSHTYAGKSISTAFPGFAAHHLPPLEEFDVQRAAQKSDILFLAGETGFAMQVAKPLLEAGVRLIDLSADFRLHNPAVYAQWYKREHSAIDLLDEAVYGLPELVPHSQLREARLVANPGCYPTAALLALAPVMAQGWVDTESLVIDAKSGVSGAGRSKFGLDYHFAEINESMRAYGVPSHRHTPEIEQKLSDVAGRAITVTFTPHLIPVTRGILCTAYAKLVRPFSAHELTVHYRRFYQDKTFVVVRDPGDFPATKHVAGTNYCHISLTVDERRGQLVVTSVIDNLVKGAAGQAVQNMNLMFGLAESRGLELPPVFP, encoded by the coding sequence ATGAGACACCGAAAGATACATGTGGGCATCGGCGGCGCGTCGGGCTATGCAGGAGGCGAGCTCGTTCGCCTGCTGTTACAGCATCCCGACGTACAGATCACCTACCTGAGCTCGCACACCTATGCAGGCAAATCCATCAGCACCGCCTTCCCCGGATTCGCCGCGCACCACCTGCCACCGCTGGAAGAGTTCGACGTGCAACGGGCAGCGCAGAAGAGCGACATCCTCTTTCTGGCGGGCGAGACAGGTTTTGCCATGCAAGTTGCCAAGCCCTTGCTGGAGGCGGGCGTGCGCCTGATTGACCTCTCCGCCGACTTCCGCCTGCACAACCCCGCCGTCTACGCGCAGTGGTATAAGCGCGAGCACTCCGCGATAGACCTGCTGGACGAGGCGGTATACGGCTTGCCGGAGCTGGTGCCGCACAGCCAGCTGCGCGAGGCGAGGCTGGTTGCGAACCCCGGCTGTTACCCCACTGCCGCCCTACTGGCGCTGGCTCCGGTAATGGCGCAGGGGTGGGTGGATACCGAGTCGCTGGTGATAGACGCCAAATCGGGTGTGTCTGGCGCGGGCAGGTCGAAGTTCGGGCTGGACTACCATTTCGCCGAGATAAATGAAAGTATGCGCGCCTACGGCGTACCCAGTCACCGCCACACGCCGGAGATCGAACAGAAGTTGTCGGATGTGGCGGGCAGAGCAATCACGGTGACCTTCACGCCCCACCTGATACCTGTCACGCGCGGCATCCTGTGTACCGCCTACGCGAAGCTGGTGCGCCCCTTCTCCGCGCACGAGCTCACCGTGCACTATCGGCGGTTCTACCAGGATAAGACCTTCGTGGTGGTGCGCGACCCGGGCGATTTCCCCGCCACCAAACACGTCGCGGGCACAAACTATTGCCACATCAGCCTGACGGTCGATGAACGGAGGGGACAGCTGGTGGTGACCAGCGTAATAGATAATCTGGTGAAGGGCGCGGCAGGGCAGGCTGTTCAGAACATGAACCTGATGTTCGGGCTGGCGGAATCGCGCGGGTTAGAGCTGCCGCCAGTGTTTCCATAA
- a CDS encoding PEP-CTERM sorting domain-containing protein, producing the protein MSFDLTLIGAPATPRKEAGYLIRIGMPWGYSEGQFIVNTDAHEVVAFGWPFPFYSFNASHGLSYNSGQTIRLGVTFFKDPGDGLYKIIYSANGISSPALALADQGLFTGWITPGGYLQVQIDKNNPSNGGAALFNNIAVVPEPATVAVLGLGVAALALRRRKR; encoded by the coding sequence ATGTCGTTTGACCTCACGCTGATCGGCGCGCCAGCTACTCCTCGCAAGGAGGCGGGCTATTTGATTCGCATCGGTATGCCGTGGGGCTACTCGGAAGGACAGTTTATCGTAAACACCGATGCCCATGAGGTGGTGGCCTTTGGCTGGCCCTTCCCCTTCTACAGCTTCAATGCCTCTCACGGACTGTCGTACAACTCCGGTCAGACCATCCGTCTGGGGGTCACCTTCTTCAAAGACCCGGGTGATGGACTGTACAAGATTATCTACTCTGCCAACGGCATTTCCAGCCCTGCGCTGGCGCTGGCAGACCAGGGGCTTTTCACCGGCTGGATTACTCCCGGTGGCTACCTGCAGGTGCAGATAGACAAAAACAACCCCAGCAACGGCGGTGCTGCGCTCTTTAACAACATCGCCGTGGTTCCCGAGCCAGCCACCGTTGCGGTACTGGGTTTGGGCGTCGCTGCACTGGCACTGCGCCGACGGAAGAGGTAA
- a CDS encoding sigma-70 family RNA polymerase sigma factor produces MSRTLLDRLRGRIVRVQRQYGMSCEEATDVVCESLTACLCCLRAQHPDEPADGLLSHLRPGFLDTVIRKRVADHYRRQRCEQRAIAECTRALVARNPEQQAFMLLLADEIWDALPENCRQVVYLRIYEQCSWDEIAQVTGLGVSAAKMRFQRGIEQARKKLGVTCDESSPSNDFFIGSTLAGETAYTPDGGENSNATTDLPLEHRPHTGAGEPDDVAYHRKQRRTRRVGGTAK; encoded by the coding sequence ATGTCCCGCACCCTGCTGGATCGCCTGCGCGGACGTATCGTTCGCGTGCAGCGTCAATATGGCATGAGCTGTGAGGAAGCGACCGATGTCGTGTGCGAATCGCTTACCGCATGCCTTTGCTGTTTGCGTGCCCAGCACCCCGACGAGCCTGCCGACGGTTTGCTAAGTCACCTGAGGCCCGGCTTTCTGGATACGGTAATCCGAAAACGGGTTGCCGACCATTATCGGCGTCAGAGATGCGAACAGCGCGCCATAGCGGAATGCACGAGAGCACTGGTAGCCCGCAACCCTGAACAGCAGGCTTTTATGCTCCTCCTCGCCGATGAGATCTGGGATGCTTTACCCGAAAACTGCCGGCAGGTGGTATATCTTCGCATTTACGAACAATGTTCATGGGACGAGATTGCCCAGGTGACGGGCTTGGGGGTGAGCGCGGCAAAGATGCGCTTTCAAAGAGGTATCGAACAGGCGCGGAAAAAATTGGGCGTAACCTGTGACGAATCTTCCCCATCGAACGATTTCTTTATTGGAAGCACTCTAGCGGGCGAGACCGCCTATACACCTGACGGAGGAGAGAACAGCAATGCGACGACGGATTTACCTCTTGAGCACCGCCCTCATACTGGCGCTGGCGAACCTGATGATGTTGCCTATCACCGCAAACAGCGTCGTACCCGTCGCGTGGGGGGGACAGCGAAGTGA
- a CDS encoding prepilin-type N-terminal cleavage/methylation domain-containing protein — MARMKRTAFTVLELLIVIAIIALIAALLFPLFASARKKARETQCMNNLHQVYVAWSLYTSDYQDTAPIALDFILPYVKDRAVLVCPLDQYGGFNTDATAHAQTPISYDYMGLMFGNDPLPKPLQSIRAIREKDPNFGFLFCYLHGRLIYPGLPHPTEHAFCGKVLRVRRDGSIQAKDVPIRKISTGAGSGKEGRCAWELLTDLPMPSDHGRDGGPEEICHGTIICTR; from the coding sequence ATGGCTCGCATGAAACGAACCGCCTTCACCGTACTGGAGCTGCTCATCGTCATCGCGATTATCGCGTTGATCGCGGCTCTGCTGTTCCCACTGTTCGCGAGCGCGCGCAAGAAGGCGCGTGAAACGCAGTGCATGAACAATCTGCACCAGGTATACGTCGCGTGGAGCTTGTATACCAGTGACTACCAAGACACCGCACCGATAGCACTTGACTTTATCCTGCCATACGTCAAGGATCGGGCGGTGCTGGTGTGCCCGCTGGATCAGTATGGTGGTTTTAACACCGATGCGACTGCGCATGCACAAACCCCCATCAGCTACGACTACATGGGGTTGATGTTTGGCAATGACCCTCTGCCCAAACCGCTCCAGAGCATCCGTGCTATCCGCGAAAAGGATCCCAACTTTGGGTTCCTGTTTTGCTATCTACATGGACGCTTAATCTATCCCGGCTTGCCTCATCCGACAGAACATGCCTTCTGTGGAAAGGTACTGCGGGTGAGGCGAGATGGTTCCATTCAGGCGAAAGACGTGCCGATACGTAAGATCAGTACAGGCGCGGGTTCAGGTAAAGAGGGGCGCTGTGCATGGGAATTGCTAACCGATTTACCTATGCCATCTGATCATGGGAGAGACGGCGGTCCTGAAGAGATTTGCCATGGCACCATTATCTGCACGAGGTAG
- a CDS encoding NADH-quinone oxidoreductase subunit B family protein: protein MRLIDKARMKSPWVLHYNSGSCNGCDIEILSCLTPMYDLERFGIVNVGNPKHADVLLVTGPVTHRGARVLRNLYEQMPSPKAVVAVGTCACSGGVFRDCYNCLGGVDKVIPVDVYVPGCAAKPEAIIEGVLMAVERMSEHTPLKRGK from the coding sequence ATGAGACTGATAGACAAGGCGCGAATGAAATCCCCGTGGGTGCTGCACTACAACTCCGGCAGCTGCAACGGGTGCGATATAGAAATCCTCTCCTGCTTGACCCCAATGTATGACCTCGAGCGATTCGGCATTGTGAACGTTGGGAACCCCAAACATGCGGATGTGCTTCTGGTCACAGGGCCCGTAACCCATCGGGGAGCCAGAGTCCTGCGCAACCTGTACGAGCAGATGCCCTCTCCGAAGGCGGTCGTGGCTGTGGGCACGTGCGCCTGCTCCGGCGGCGTGTTCCGCGACTGCTATAACTGCCTCGGTGGGGTGGACAAGGTGATACCTGTCGATGTTTATGTTCCTGGGTGTGCTGCCAAGCCCGAAGCGATTATCGAAGGCGTGCTGATGGCGGTGGAGCGCATGTCCGAGCACACGCCGCTGAAACGTGGAAAGTGA
- a CDS encoding nickel-dependent hydrogenase large subunit: MAVKTVLPFGPQHPVLPEAIQLRITLEDESIGQVLPALGYIHRGIEKAGEKNDYPLNVYLVERICGICSATHGLAYCLAVEKLLGIEPPPRANYLRVVWTELHRLHSHLLWLGLLADAFGFESLFMQIWRIREMVMDVLEKTAGNRVIISVNTLGGVRRDMTDEQIEETLNTLAECERQLNAILPVILEDYTVKKRTVGKGVLTAEQALRLGAVGPTLRASGVAQDVRMTGYAAYGELNFQPVVEQAGDSYARAVVRARECFQTIDLIRQALQRLPEGDIQTKPRGNPNGKAIARVEAPRGELMYFVVGNGTKNLERMRVRTPTLANVPALLQMLPGAEFADVPVITLSIDPCISCTER; the protein is encoded by the coding sequence ATGGCAGTTAAAACCGTTTTGCCCTTTGGTCCCCAGCACCCCGTCCTGCCCGAGGCGATACAGCTGCGCATCACCCTGGAGGATGAGAGCATTGGGCAGGTACTGCCCGCACTGGGATACATCCATCGAGGCATTGAGAAGGCAGGCGAGAAAAACGACTACCCGCTGAACGTGTATCTGGTCGAGCGCATCTGCGGTATCTGCAGCGCCACACACGGACTGGCTTACTGCCTGGCGGTGGAGAAACTGCTGGGCATCGAACCGCCGCCACGTGCCAACTACCTGCGCGTGGTGTGGACGGAACTGCATCGCCTGCACAGCCACCTGCTGTGGCTGGGGTTGCTGGCGGATGCCTTCGGCTTCGAGAGCCTGTTCATGCAAATCTGGCGTATCCGCGAGATGGTCATGGACGTGCTGGAAAAGACCGCAGGTAACCGGGTGATTATCTCTGTCAACACTCTGGGCGGTGTGCGCCGGGATATGACCGATGAGCAGATAGAAGAAACGCTGAACACCCTTGCCGAATGCGAGAGGCAGCTAAACGCCATCCTGCCCGTGATACTGGAGGACTATACCGTCAAGAAGCGCACCGTCGGCAAAGGCGTGTTGACTGCCGAGCAGGCTCTGCGCCTTGGCGCTGTCGGTCCCACCCTGCGAGCCAGCGGTGTGGCGCAGGATGTGCGCATGACAGGCTATGCCGCCTATGGCGAACTGAACTTCCAGCCTGTGGTGGAACAGGCGGGCGACAGCTATGCCCGCGCGGTGGTCAGGGCGCGAGAGTGTTTCCAGACCATTGACCTGATCCGCCAGGCACTGCAACGCCTGCCAGAGGGTGACATCCAGACCAAGCCACGTGGCAACCCCAACGGGAAAGCCATTGCGCGCGTGGAAGCGCCGCGCGGCGAGCTGATGTACTTCGTGGTGGGCAACGGTACCAAAAACCTGGAGCGAATGCGCGTGCGCACACCCACACTCGCCAATGTGCCAGCCTTGCTGCAGATGTTGCCTGGCGCGGAGTTTGCCGACGTACCCGTGATTACTCTGTCCATCGACCCGTGCATCAGCTGCACGGAGCGTTGA
- a CDS encoding 4Fe-4S binding protein, translating into MPKMLPTVVGNLLSKPATRPHPYKRREAFVRARGRIIFDISRCIFCGACALRCPADAIRVNRAERELVFEPFRCIVCGACVDGCRRGCAQIIPQYHSPAYTKPEEYYRAPVEVKEEDQL; encoded by the coding sequence ATGCCGAAGATGCTACCAACTGTGGTGGGTAACCTGCTCTCCAAACCGGCGACCCGACCGCATCCTTATAAGCGACGCGAAGCCTTTGTGCGGGCGCGTGGAAGAATCATTTTCGACATCAGCCGATGTATCTTCTGCGGAGCCTGTGCCCTGCGCTGCCCTGCCGACGCCATCCGGGTGAACCGCGCCGAGCGTGAACTGGTTTTTGAACCCTTCCGGTGCATCGTCTGTGGAGCGTGTGTGGATGGTTGTCGGCGCGGTTGTGCGCAGATAATCCCGCAGTACCACTCACCCGCCTACACGAAGCCCGAGGAGTATTATCGCGCTCCGGTAGAAGTGAAAGAGGAAGACCAGCTGTAA
- a CDS encoding aldo/keto reductase, which yields MEYVRLGRSGLRVSRLCLGTMNFGPHTSEEESHAIMDRALELGINFFDTANVYGWKLGEGVTEKIIGRWFAKGGGRREKVVIATKVYNPMGNWPNESRLSILHIKRACEDSLRRLQTDYIDLYQMHHIDRDCPWEEVWQAMEQLYREGKILYVGSSNFAGWHITQAQEIAKQRHFMGLVSEQSLYNLTSRMIELEVIPACQAYGIGIIPWSPLAGGLLGGVLQGVQEGRRASEGMQKRIEQMRDKLEAWENLCRELGESPANVALAWLLHQPAVTAPIIGPRTMQQLDETMRCLEIKLSEEVLKKLDEIFPGPGGPAPEAYAW from the coding sequence ATGGAGTACGTGCGTTTAGGTCGTTCCGGTTTGCGTGTCAGTCGTCTGTGTCTGGGCACAATGAACTTTGGTCCCCACACCAGTGAAGAGGAAAGCCACGCCATCATGGACCGTGCGTTGGAGCTGGGCATTAACTTTTTCGATACCGCCAACGTGTACGGGTGGAAACTGGGCGAGGGAGTTACCGAAAAGATTATCGGTCGGTGGTTTGCCAAAGGCGGCGGGCGTCGGGAGAAGGTGGTCATCGCCACCAAAGTGTATAACCCGATGGGCAACTGGCCCAACGAATCGCGCCTGTCCATCCTGCACATCAAACGCGCCTGCGAGGATAGCCTGCGTCGTTTGCAGACCGATTACATCGACCTGTATCAGATGCACCACATAGACCGCGACTGTCCGTGGGAGGAGGTCTGGCAGGCGATGGAGCAGCTGTACCGCGAGGGCAAAATCCTCTATGTAGGCAGCAGCAATTTCGCCGGATGGCACATCACGCAGGCGCAGGAGATAGCCAAACAGCGCCACTTCATGGGGCTGGTCTCGGAGCAGAGCCTGTACAATCTCACCTCGCGCATGATCGAGCTGGAGGTCATTCCTGCGTGCCAGGCGTATGGCATCGGCATCATCCCCTGGAGCCCGCTGGCTGGCGGACTGCTGGGCGGCGTGCTGCAGGGGGTGCAAGAGGGACGGCGCGCTTCCGAAGGGATGCAGAAGCGCATTGAGCAGATGCGCGACAAACTGGAGGCTTGGGAGAACCTGTGCAGGGAGCTGGGCGAGTCGCCCGCAAACGTCGCTCTGGCGTGGCTGTTGCACCAGCCTGCCGTTACCGCGCCGATTATCGGTCCTCGCACCATGCAGCAGCTGGACGAGACCATGCGTTGTCTGGAAATCAAACTCAGCGAGGAAGTGCTGAAGAAGCTGGATGAAATCTTCCCCGGTCCGGGCGGTCCTGCACCGGAGGCGTATGCGTGGTAG
- a CDS encoding putative ABC exporter domain-containing protein, producing the protein MQALWFLTWRLLVNSVRRTFTNPLRATFAVLVILWFAFTIGSNLFFSLRHASVTTTPLPADLRQFHTEYLIALLMGIHLVMLWQPLFPVTFRTVPLFTQADVHFVFPAPQRRLLVFLFLLFTRGLVNSLMVLLILLIMAAAIGHDLLASLLTGSAPSRARLAWVYPSMYLLAFVALLMAGILIVLQEERQPGFHRRLKWMFWGLMGALAAVLGWHGYRAWQGGTDPLHEVVWHLLHNPTLVVPLFPVRALAEAALAFTEGWTPAVSLGFVLWVGALAWAVVLLWRYEYLLYDVAAQIATLSSPFALRRQSPAQAAYEASVAAAQKRKRTVRWRLFERWVPQGAWALLWCHSLLMLRLSNTLQIPVTVFIGSVVMATVFMLQARSLTPSEQLGFMVAIQYMSTVLLVLTTQSWLVSVIRRAEMNKSLPFAARVVLWTEVLPPTLMVWLLQILLWAVFSSVLPMYLLALGLHMLIAMSFVPLLFTVMLTVYLWFPDQSDYTQRVLLGVLLFPAMLLASTPALVALGIGAWSGLPFWVQTIATTMCNVSISWLSILVAAQQYVHINPAE; encoded by the coding sequence ATGCAGGCACTGTGGTTTCTGACATGGCGCCTTCTGGTCAATAGTGTGCGCCGTACGTTCACCAACCCTCTGCGGGCAACCTTCGCCGTGCTCGTGATACTGTGGTTCGCGTTCACCATTGGCAGTAACCTGTTTTTCTCCCTGCGACACGCAAGCGTCACTACGACCCCTCTGCCTGCGGACTTGCGCCAGTTCCACACGGAGTATCTCATCGCGCTGCTCATGGGGATACATCTGGTGATGCTGTGGCAGCCGTTGTTTCCTGTGACATTTCGCACGGTGCCTTTATTCACGCAGGCAGATGTTCACTTTGTTTTCCCTGCACCACAGCGACGCCTGCTGGTGTTCCTTTTTTTGTTATTCACGCGCGGCTTGGTGAACAGTCTGATGGTGCTGCTGATCCTGCTCATCATGGCGGCAGCGATAGGACACGACCTGCTGGCAAGCCTATTGACGGGCAGTGCTCCTTCTCGCGCTCGCCTGGCGTGGGTATATCCCAGTATGTATCTGCTGGCTTTCGTGGCTTTGCTGATGGCTGGCATTCTCATCGTGCTTCAGGAGGAACGCCAGCCAGGGTTTCATCGCCGTTTGAAGTGGATGTTCTGGGGACTGATGGGGGCGTTAGCGGCGGTTCTGGGCTGGCACGGCTACCGCGCGTGGCAGGGCGGCACTGACCCGCTGCACGAAGTGGTGTGGCATCTGCTGCATAACCCGACACTGGTGGTGCCCCTGTTTCCGGTGCGCGCACTGGCAGAGGCGGCACTTGCTTTCACCGAAGGCTGGACGCCTGCTGTAAGTCTGGGTTTTGTGCTGTGGGTAGGGGCACTGGCGTGGGCAGTGGTGCTGTTGTGGCGCTACGAATACCTCCTTTACGATGTGGCGGCGCAGATAGCCACTCTATCGAGCCCCTTTGCCTTGCGACGGCAAAGCCCTGCCCAAGCTGCCTATGAAGCCTCTGTTGCCGCGGCGCAGAAGCGCAAACGGACTGTGCGCTGGCGACTGTTCGAACGCTGGGTGCCGCAGGGGGCGTGGGCACTGCTGTGGTGCCATAGCCTGCTGATGCTGCGCCTGTCAAACACACTGCAAATACCCGTAACCGTGTTCATCGGTTCGGTGGTGATGGCAACGGTTTTCATGCTACAAGCGCGAAGTCTCACGCCTTCCGAGCAACTGGGCTTCATGGTGGCTATCCAGTATATGTCCACCGTACTTCTGGTGCTCACCACACAGAGCTGGTTAGTGAGCGTCATACGGCGTGCAGAGATGAACAAATCGTTGCCGTTTGCCGCGCGGGTGGTATTGTGGACGGAGGTGCTACCCCCCACGCTGATGGTGTGGCTGTTGCAGATACTGTTGTGGGCGGTGTTCAGCTCTGTTTTACCGATGTATCTGCTCGCGCTTGGGTTACACATGCTCATCGCCATGTCCTTCGTTCCGTTGCTATTTACGGTGATGCTCACGGTGTACCTGTGGTTTCCCGACCAGAGCGACTACACCCAACGGGTGTTGCTCGGCGTTTTGCTGTTCCCGGCAATGTTGCTGGCATCGACACCGGCGTTGGTCGCGCTGGGCATCGGTGCGTGGTCTGGGCTGCCGTTTTGGGTACAGACCATAGCCACGACAATGTGCAACGTGAGCATATCGTGGTTGAGCATTCTTGTTGCCGCCCAGCAGTATGTGCACATCAACCCGGCAGAGTGA
- a CDS encoding NADH-quinone oxidoreductase subunit C has product MGEAHVQHRELPDIENVQVVEKQHLLQRVQELAAQGMRFITTTCIDNGEQFEVYYHFDHHLELTHLLVTIDKNETLPSITPVYFCAFVAENEMKDLFGLRVDGLNVDYQGRMLVSEEVPAPPMRKREASERRNGDGS; this is encoded by the coding sequence ATGGGCGAGGCGCATGTACAACATCGGGAGCTGCCCGATATCGAGAACGTACAGGTGGTGGAGAAGCAGCATCTCCTGCAGCGCGTGCAAGAACTCGCCGCGCAGGGCATGCGTTTCATCACCACCACCTGCATCGATAACGGCGAGCAATTCGAAGTGTATTACCACTTCGACCACCATCTGGAGTTGACCCACCTGCTGGTTACCATCGACAAGAACGAGACGTTGCCCAGCATCACGCCAGTCTACTTTTGTGCCTTCGTCGCGGAAAACGAGATGAAGGACCTGTTTGGGTTGCGCGTGGATGGGCTCAACGTGGACTATCAGGGCAGGATGCTGGTGTCCGAAGAGGTGCCTGCGCCTCCCATGCGCAAGAGAGAAGCATCTGAGAGGAGGAACGGCGATGGCAGTTAA
- a CDS encoding Crp/Fnr family transcriptional regulator, translated as MVQDLVKDFIQRVDMFSALDGRIARKLEQEAQERFVRRRDTVFEPGDPENEVYIVKEGRVRIYRQSPAGKEISLALFDPGEIFGEMALFFPSQRVNTAEAHEDTELYVVPVETFQRWMQEDNEIKELILYIMADRRRAMEQKASDLVALEVPQRMAKTILWLFDRYRTDIITGRIALNIRLTHHELASLSGTTRETATLILNRFRRDGYIDFFGRRMILLNEAELVRIATTYE; from the coding sequence ATGGTACAGGACCTGGTCAAAGACTTCATTCAGCGAGTCGATATGTTTTCAGCTCTCGACGGACGCATCGCCCGCAAGCTGGAACAGGAAGCACAGGAGCGATTTGTACGCCGCCGTGATACCGTTTTCGAACCCGGCGACCCTGAGAACGAAGTGTATATTGTGAAAGAGGGGCGGGTGCGGATTTATCGTCAGTCGCCGGCTGGCAAAGAGATTTCGCTGGCGCTGTTTGATCCCGGTGAGATTTTTGGGGAGATGGCGCTGTTCTTCCCGTCGCAACGGGTCAACACGGCGGAGGCTCATGAAGATACCGAGCTCTATGTAGTGCCGGTCGAGACTTTCCAGCGCTGGATGCAGGAAGATAATGAGATCAAGGAGCTGATTCTTTACATCATGGCGGACAGGCGGCGGGCTATGGAACAGAAGGCGTCAGACCTTGTCGCTCTGGAAGTGCCCCAGCGCATGGCGAAGACCATCCTGTGGCTGTTCGACCGCTACCGCACCGACATCATTACGGGCAGAATCGCACTGAACATTCGCCTGACGCACCATGAGCTTGCCAGCCTGTCGGGTACCACGCGCGAAACCGCGACGCTTATCCTGAACCGTTTCCGCCGGGATGGTTACATCGATTTCTTCGGACGGCGGATGATACTGCTCAACGAAGCGGAACTGGTTCGCATCGCCACGACGTACGAGTAG
- a CDS encoding ABC transporter ATP-binding protein, with protein sequence MLEVTNLYKSFRSVRAVNGLSLHVQAGEIVGLLGPNGAGKTTTLRCICGILQPDAGQIVIGGYDLARQEREAKQLLAFIPEVPGPYELLTVREHIQFVAMCYGTMDTFRARIDDLLHRFDLKEKEHALVATLSKGMKQKLAVACAFVHDAKVFLCDEPLIGIDPKGQHELKSELQRLRDEGCAILVSTHQLDTAERLCDRVIIMQAGRKLAEGTLDELRAQAQMADSTLEQVFLRLTEEAEDAGTVVSDMAPSGQ encoded by the coding sequence ATGCTTGAGGTTACCAATCTGTACAAATCCTTTCGGAGCGTGCGGGCGGTGAACGGACTGAGCCTGCACGTACAGGCAGGAGAGATCGTCGGTTTGCTGGGACCCAACGGCGCAGGGAAGACCACCACCCTGCGCTGTATCTGCGGCATCCTGCAGCCCGATGCCGGACAAATCGTGATTGGCGGCTACGACCTCGCGCGACAGGAACGAGAGGCAAAGCAGCTGCTTGCCTTCATCCCTGAAGTGCCCGGTCCCTACGAATTGCTCACCGTGCGCGAGCATATCCAGTTCGTGGCGATGTGTTACGGCACGATGGATACCTTTCGCGCACGGATCGATGACCTGCTGCACCGCTTTGACCTGAAGGAGAAGGAACATGCGCTGGTTGCCACCCTCTCCAAAGGCATGAAGCAAAAGCTGGCGGTCGCCTGCGCGTTCGTGCATGACGCGAAGGTGTTTCTGTGTGACGAGCCGCTGATCGGCATTGACCCCAAAGGGCAACATGAACTGAAGAGTGAGTTGCAACGCCTGCGCGATGAAGGATGTGCGATTCTGGTCAGCACGCACCAGCTGGACACCGCGGAAAGGTTGTGCGACCGCGTGATTATCATGCAGGCGGGGCGCAAACTGGCGGAAGGCACTCTGGACGAACTGCGGGCGCAGGCGCAAATGGCGGACAGCACGCTCGAGCAGGTATTTCTGCGCCTGACCGAGGAGGCGGAAGATGCAGGCACTGTGGTTTCTGACATGGCGCCTTCTGGTCAATAG